In the Niveibacterium umoris genome, GCCGTTGGCGGCCTGAAAGAAGCCATCGCGGTCGGCGTCGGCGCCGGTGAAGGCGCCTTTGCGATAGCCGAAGAACTCGCTTTCCATCAGGTTTTCCGGGATCGCACCGCAGTTCACGGCCACAAAGGGTTTGCTCGCCCGAGCGCCGTGCTCGTGAATCAGGCGCGCCGCCCGCTCCTTGCCGCTACCCGATTCGCCGCTGATGTACACCGGCGCCTGACTGCGCGCCAGGCGTTCGATCATGCCGCGCACTTGCTGCATGGTCGGCGAATCACCGGTCAGCGACGTGGCGCCGATCGGCCGGGACTCCGCGGTGCGCTTGGGCAGATCGAATACCGATTTGACCAGCGCTCGTAGCTGTTCGAGCGACACCGGCTTGGACAGGTAATCGAAAGCGCCGACCTTCAGCGCCGTGACCGCGTTTTCCATGCTGCCGTAGGCGGTGATGACCGCGACCGGCAATTCTGGGTGATGCTGCGCGATTTCCTTCACCAGCGTCAGCCCCTCGCCGTCCGGCAGACGCATGTCGGTGAGGCAGAGCTTGTAGTTGCGCTCGGCGAGCAGTGCGCGCGCCTCCGCCAGCGATCCGGCCGCGTCGGCACCAAGTCCCATGCGCAGCAAGGTCAGCTCAAGCAGTTCGCGAATATCCGCTTCGTCATCGACGATCAGCACTGCCGCGTCCGTGCGGGCTCGCCGCTCACTCGCTCCACTCATGCAATCCCCTTCGCTACCAATCTGAAATGCGCGCCGCTGCGCGAATCGCACAATTCGAGCTGCGCGCCGTTGGCCTGCGCCAGTTCGCGCGCAATGTAGAGCCCCAGCCCGGTGCCGCGCGGATCCGAGGTAAAGAAGGGCTCGAAGATCTGTGCGCGGGCCTCTGGTGGCACACCGGGGCCGTCATCCACCACATCAAGCAGGACTTCACCTTCATCCCCGCTCTGGATCGTGACCTTGACACTTCCGGGCGCCCCCGAAGCGTAGCGGCGAGCATTGCCAATCAGGTTCCACAACACCTGCTGCAAATGAATGCGGTCGAAGCGCAGGGGCAGCGCCATGTCACCCACGAGCATCACGAGCGCCGGGTCGAGCCCCTCGAAAGCCACCTGTTCATCGACGAAGGCGCGCACAAAAGGCAGCAAGGGGATCGTTTCCGGCGTGGCACGATCGCGCCGCCCGAGTTCCAGCACGTCGCGCACCATGCGGTCGATGCGCAGCGTGTTGTCATGAATGATCCGGGTCAGCCGCGACTGCATTTCGGCGCGCTTCTCCTCTGCGAGCAACTCGCTTGCATGGCTGATCGCGGCCAGCGGGTTGCGAATTTCGTGCGCGATGCTTCCAGTCAGCCGGCCGAGCGCCGCCAGCTTGATCTGCTGCGCCTCACGCTCGATGCGCTCAAGGTCTTCGAGGTACACGATGGTGTCGCCCTGGCCACCCAGGCGCAGGGTTCGCACCCGCACGCGGCTGCCTCCGTCGTTCATGCGCACCTGCCCACCGCCCTGCTGCACCGCATCGGCAAGTTCCGGGGAAATCACTTCCAGCGGAATGCCGCTGCCGGGTATGTCGCCGAGCAGCTCGGCCGCTTTCGGGTTGGCCTGCAGCAGCACGCCATCGGGGTCCAGCACCAGAATCCCATCGTGCAGATCAGCGATCACCTGTTCATTCACCTGCACCTGGCGCCGCAACGCGGCGCCGCGCTGGTGCGCAAGCCGTTCGTTGGCCAGCGCGCGCGTAGCCAGCAGGCGTGCGACGGTCGCCACCGCAAAGAAGCCGATGCAGATGAGGCCAACCGCGGTGATGTCGGACGCCGCCTCGGTATCGATCGCCAGCGCGCGCAAGCCCTGCACCACCAGCACCGACACCGACGCGAGCGAGGCATAAAAATAGACCAGGCGCCCCTCGCCCAACAGGCCTCCGGCCGCCACCACCACCATCATCATGTAGGGCAGCCCGCCCTTGTGGCCGCCACCCACGTACATCATCGCGCTCAAGGCGAGGATATCGACCGCGATGTGGGTACTGACCACCCAGTGGAAGGGTGCGCGCGACATGCGCAAGAAATAGAGCAACGCCACTGCGGCGAACAGGTAGCCGCTGACGACCCCGTACCAGGCATCGGCACTGTTGCCGTCGGAAATCAACATGCGGCCGATGAAGGCAAGCCCGCAGGCGACGATGAGCCGGTAGTAGCTGTAATAGCGCAGCGATTCCCAGCGCGATTCGGCCGGTTGCCAGACCTGCGCCGTCGTGGCGGACATTTCAGCCACGCGGCCCGAGGCGCCGGTGTGCCTCGCTGCAGTAGAAATGCCCCCCCTCGCTGACGCCCTCGCTTTCGGGCACATGCAAGCCGCAGTGGGCGCATCCGGCAATACGTTCCGAAGGCGCCGGCGCGCGCGGCGCCGCCCCGGACTGCGCTCGTCCGGATTCACCATTGACGAGGCGCCGCAGCCACCAGATACCGAGCAATCCCAGCAGGAAGAGAAGGATGTACCGCACGTTGAGGCTTCCGATGCAATTGAAGTCCGGGCGAGTCTACCACCCGCTCACAGGCAGACCAGCCGCGCCACGGCAGCGTCCAGTGTCGCGTCCTGTTTGGCGAAGCACAGCCGCACGATGCCGCGGTCGGCCCGATCGTGCGAGAACACCGAAATCGGGATCGCCGCGACACCCGCCTCGCGGGTAAGCCACTCGGCGAAGGCGACATCCGGCAGATCCGAGATCGCGCGATAGTCGACCAGCTGGAAATACGTGGCGGCGCAGGGCAGCAGGCGCAAGCGGCTCGCCGCCAGCCCGCTGCGCAGGCGGTCGCGCTTGGCTTGATAGAAGGCGGCAAGTTCGCGCCAGGTTTCGGCACGCCCTGCCACGCTTGCGAATGCCGCCTGGGCGGGGCTATTCACGGTGAATACATTGAACTGGTGCACCTTGCGGAATTCGGCCATCAGGGCGGCCGGTGCGAACACGTAGCCGACCTTCCAGCCGGTGACGTGATAGGTCTTGCCAAAGCTCGACACGCCGATCGCGCGCTGCGCCAGCGCAGGGTGGCGCGCAACGCTCTCGTGGCGCCGGCCGTCGAAGACCATGTGCTCGTAAACTTCGTCGGCCAGCACGCAGACGCGGCTGCCGTCGAGCAGTGCGGCAAGCGTCTCCATGTCTTCGCGCGGCCAGGCCGAGCCGGTCGGGTTGTGGGGCGTGTTGACGATGACCAGGCGGGTGCGCGGCGTGAGGGCGGCGCGAAACGCCGCCCAGTCCGGGCGCCACTCGGGCGCAAGCAAGGCCACCGGGCGCACCACCCCACCCTGCAGGCGGACGGCCGGACCATACGAATCGTAGGCCGGCTCGAAGACGATGACTTCGTCGCCCGGCGACACCAGCGCGGCAATCGCGGTAAACAGCGCCTGGGTGGCCCCGGCGGTAACGGTGATTTCGCTTTCGGCGTCGTACGCTGCACCATATTCAAGTTGCAGTTTCGTGGCGATCGCCTCGCGCAGTGCCGGCACACCCGCCATCGGCGGATACTGGTTGGCGCCGGCCGCAATCGCCTCGCCGACCGCGGCGGCGAGCGCCGGATCGGGCTGGAAGTCCGGAAAACCCTGCGACAGGTTGATCGCGCCGCACTGCTGCGCCAGGCGCGACATCACGGTGAAAATGGTCGTGCCTACGTCGGGCAAACGACTGTCAATCGGAACTGGCGTATCCAAGATAGGTGTCCTCCCTGCTGGAAACGACAGTCTATTCCGGCGTAAGCTGACAAAGAGGTTCTCAAGTCCGGGCGCGTGCGTCCGTTGACGAGGGAAGAGCGGCTCTGGCGGGGCAGATTGTCCCGACCGCGTGGAGGGAATGGTGGTGACCGATCTAGTGGCGGACGACGAACTGCTCTTTGCTCCGGAGGCGACGGACGAAACAGCCGAGGAAGCCGGCGCCGTCTGGCGCATCCTGATCGTCGATGACGATCACGACGTACATGCCTCGACCGAGCTGGCGCTCAAGGGCACGCCCATCCTCGGGCGGCCCCTCGAATTCCTGCACACCTACAGCGGCGCCGAGACGGTGCAGTTCCTGCGCCGCGAGCAGGACATCGCGGTGATCCTGCTCGACGTGGTGATGGAGAGTGAAAACGCCGGCCTCAAGCTGGTACACATCATCCGTGAAGAACTCGGCCTGACCGAAACGCGCATCGTGTTGCGCACTGGCCAGCCGGGCTATGCGCCGGAAATCCAGGCGATCCGCGACTACGACATCAACGACTACAAGACCAAGTCCGAGCTGACGCACACGCGGCTCTACACCACGCTCACCGTCGCAGTCCGTTCCTACGACCAGATCCGTGCCATCAACGCCAGTCGACGCGGCCTCGACATGATCGTGCGCGCGAGCGGCGAGTTGATGGAGCTACGCGGCATGCAGGGCTTTGCCGCCGGCGTCATCACCCAGCTTGCCGCGCTGCTGCGTCTGCCGCCGGAGGGGCTGATCTGCGCGCAGGAGAACGGCTCCGGGGAAGATGCGATGCAGGTCGTCGCCGCCGGCGGAAAGTTCAGCGGGCTGATCAACCAGTCGGTCGGTGATATCCCGAACAAGGATGTACGCGATCAGCTCAACCGGGCTCTGACGAGCGGTCGCAACCAGTACGAACACCACTCGACGACGCTGATACTGGCGGGGTCCGGGCGGCGCATTGCGGTTTACCTCGAACGCCATCACCCGATCGAGGAAATCGACCGCCACTTGCTCGAGGTCTTCTGCGCGAATCTGGCGGTGGGCTTCGAGAACACGGCGTTGTTCAGCCGCCTCAACAGCCTGGCCTATGTCGATGCGCTGACCGGGCTACCCAATCGGGAGCGATTCAAGGACGAACTCAACGAACGCATGCGAGGCACCCGCAAGTCTGACGCGGCTGTAGCATTGGTGGACATCGATGCCTTCGCCGAAACCAACGATGCGCTGGGCCACCAGTTCGGCGACAAGTTGCTGAAGTCAGTAGCCCTCCGTCTTCGCAACCGACTTCCCAGTGCCTTCATTTCACGTGTGGCCGGCGACACCTTCGGCGTGCTTGGCGACGCCAACCAGGTGACCCCGCCGGTCGTCGCGAGCCTGTTCGAAGAACCCTTCATCGTAGACGGTCAGGAAATCCAGATCTCCGCGACCCAGGGCTATCTGAACCTGCGCGACCACGAGGGCAGTGGAAGCGACGCGCTGAAGAATGCCAACATCGCGCTCAAGCGCGCCAAGTCGAGCCAGCGGGGCGAGCACATCGTCTTCACGCGCGCCATGGAAATCGAGATGAAGGAGCGGGTGCGACTGGTGCAAGGGCTGCGCACTGCGTTCAACGAAGATCGGCTGTTCCTGATGTACCAGCCTCAGGTACGCATCGACGGCGGCCAGCCGGTTGGTGTCGAGGCCCTGATCCGTTGGCGTGCCGACGACGGCCGCTTCGTTCCGCCGGATCGCTTCATCCCGCTGGCCGAGCACTCCGGGTTGATCGTGAGCATCGGCAGCTGGGTGATGCGGCTGGCTTGCTATGAACAGGTCAAGATCGCCGCCGCGGGCTTTACGAACATGCAGGTCGCGGTCAACGTATCGCTCGCGCAATTCCGCCATCCCCTGTTCATCGAGCAGGTGCGCGAAGCCCTGCGCGACACCGGGGCCGAGCCGGGACGCGTGGAACTGGAAATCACCGAGTCCATGGCAATGGAAGATGCTGACTTCGTCGCCGACAAACTCAACGACCTGGCGCAGATCGGCGTCAAGGTCGCCATCGACGACTTCGGAACCGGTTTCTCCTCGCTCTCGTATCTGCAACGTCTGCGGGTCGATCGCCTGAAGATCGACCGCTCCTTCGTGCAAGAGCTGTGCACCAATCAGCGCGGCCGCCAGGTTGCGGAGATGGTGATCCAGCTCGGCCGCAAGCTAGGCCTTGCCGTCATCGCGGAAGGCGTGGAGGAAGTCGACCAAGCCAACATGCTGCTGGAACTGGGCTGCCAGGAAGCGCAGGGCTACCTGTACGGCAGGCCAATGGAGCCCGCAGCGCTCTACGCCTGGCTTGCGGAACGTCGCAACGCCACCTGACAGCCGCTGTGAGCGTCGCTTGCGGGCACTTCCGCGAGCGGCGATCATCTCCGTTTAACGCACCCCGTTATTGCTTGCGACGACTTCAGAGAGTCATCGAAGAGACCTTGCCGCACTATGCACTTGTTGAACAGCCTCAATGATTTGAGCTTCGACGACACCCTCACCGGGCTCCCCAATCGTTTGCGCTTCCTGCTCGAGGTCGATGACCGATTGCGTGGCAGCCGCAACGCGGACGCAACCGTAGCCATGGTCGACATCGATGCCTTCGCTGAAACGAACGACGCACTGGGTCACGAATTCGGTGACAAGCTGCTAAGGGCTGTGGCGCAGCGTCTGCGCGTTCGTTTGCCTGGGGCGTTCATCGCGCGGGTGGCGGGCGACACCTTCGGTCTGCTGGGCGAAAGTTCGCTGGTCGCACCGCGCGTTGTTGCGTGCCTGTTCGAAGAGCCTTACTGCGTAGAGGGGCAGGAGATCCGGATTTCGGCAACTCATGGCTACGTAAATCTTGGGGAGCACGAAGGCAACGGTGCTGATGCACTCAGGAACGCCAGCTTCGCGCTCATACGCGCCAAGTCCACCCAGCGCGGCAACTACAGCATGTTCACGCGGACGATGGACATCGAGATCATGGAGCGGGTGCGCATGTTGCACGGGCTGCGCTCTGCCCTCAACGAAGACCGTCTCTTTCTGATGTACCAGCCGCAGGTACGCATCGACGGCGGCCAACCGGTCGGGGTCGAGGCCCTGATCCGCTGGCGTGCCGATGACGGCCGCTTCGTTCCGCCGGATCGTTTCATCCCGCTGGCCGAACACGCCGGGCTGATCGTGGATATTGGCAGCTGGGTCTTGCGACAGGCCTGTTATGAACAAGCAAAAATCGCAGCAGCTGGTTTCCCGAACATGCGAATGGCGGTGAACGTCTCCGCTGTCCAGTTCCGCCACCCACGGTTCATCGAGCAGGTGCGGGACGCCCTGCATGAAACCGGGGCTACTGCGGGGCAAATCGAGTTGGAGTTCACCCCGACGATGCCAGTGGAAGCACTCAATTTCGTTGAGAACATACGGAATGAACTCGCGGGAATCGGTGTCAAACTTGCGATCGACGGCTTCGGAACCGGATTTTCGTCGATGTCCGCCTTGCAACGCCTGCGCGTCGATCGCCTGAAGCTCGACCGTTCGCTCTTGCCAGCGCAGAGCACCAACCCAAACAACGGTCATCAGATTGTCGAAATGATGATCCAGTTGGGACACAAGTTGGGCGTCGCCGCACTTGCCGTGGGGGTCGAAGAGACCGAACAGGCCAACATGCTGCTGCAACTGGGCTGCCAGGAAGCACAGGGCTACCTGTACGGCAGGCCAATGGAACCCGCAGCGCTCTACGCCTGGCTTGCGGAACGTCGCAACGCCACCTGACAGCCGCTGCGAGCGTCGCTTGCGGGCACTCCCGCGAGCGGCGATCATCGCGGCATGAATCTCGCCCCACTTGTTCCGCACGATGACCACATCGAGGTCATCGACCAGACCCGCCTGCCGTTCGTCCTCGCGACGCTGGCCCTGCGAACACTCGAAGACTGCGCGCAGGGCATCGAAACCATGCAGGTGCGCGGCGCGCCGCTGATCGGCGCCACGGCAGCCTTCGGCGTCGCGCTGGCGATGGCCGGCGACGCCGGCGATGCCGCACTCGAAGCCGCGCTCGCCCGCCTTGCGCGCACCCGCCCGACCGCGGTCAATCTGCACTGGGCATTGGCCCGCATGGCGAGCCGCCTGCGCCCGCTTGCGGCCAGCACCCGTGCGGCCGCCGCGTGGGCCGAAGCCCGGGCCATCCACGACGAGGACATCGCCGCGAATCACGCCCTGGGGGAGCACGGCGCGCGCCTGATCGCCGAACGCGCGGCCACGCTCGGACGCCCGCTGCGCGTCATGACCCATTGCAACGCAGGTGCGCTCGCCACCTGTGGCTGGGGCACCGCGCTGGCCCCGGTTTACGTAGCGCATGCCGCCGGGATTGCCGTCGAGGTATGGGTCAGCGAGACCCGCCCGCGCAACCAGGGCCTGCTCACCGCCTGGGAGCTGGGCCGCGCCGGCGTTCCGCACGCGCTGATTGCCGACAATGCCGCGGGTCACCTGATGCGGCAAGGCGAGGTCGATCTCGTGATCACCGGTGCCGACCGCATCGCCGCCAACGGCGACACAGCGAACAAGGTCGGCACCTACCTCAAGGCGCTCGCGGCGCGCGAACACCAGGTGCCGTTCTACATCGCCGCACCGACCAGCACCATCGACGCCACCTGCCCGGACGGCGCCGCGATCCCGATCGAAGCGCGCAGCGCTGCCGAGGTGCAGGTCGTACACGGCGTGGATGGCGCCGGCAAACCCGCGCAGGTCACTATCTTCGCCGGTCGCTGCGCCAACCCGGCGTTTGACGTGACGCCCGCAGCGCTGATCAGCGGCATCTTCACCGAGCGCGGGCTGTACCCGTCAACGCACATCACCGAGGCGCTCGCATGACAGCCCTATCGCTACCGCATCAGCTGCTCGCCTGCGCCCGCCACATCGCAGCGCTCGGCCTGAATCCCGGCGCGGCCGGCAACCTGAGCGTGCGCGAGGCCGACGGCATGCTGATCACGCCATCCGGCCTGCCCTGGGAGGAACTGGGCACCGACGACTTCGTCCACGTCGACTGGGCGGGCCAAAGTCAGGGGCCGCGCGCGCCTTCGTCGGAATGGCAACTGCACCGCGACCTCTACCTCGCACGCTCCGAGTTCGGCGCGGTAATCCACACCCACGCCCCCTTCTGCACCGCGCTGGCCTGCCTGCACCGCGAGATTCCGTCCTTCCACTACATGGTCGCCCGCTTCGGTGGCAGCACCGTACGCTGCGCGCGCTACGCAACCTACGGCACGCCAGCCTTGTCGCTCGCCACCGCCGAGGCGATGGCCGATCGCAACGGATGCCTGCTTGGCAATCACGGCATGGTCGTCGCGGGGCGCGACCTGCGCCACGCGCAAGCGCTTGCGATCGAACTGGAAAGCCTGGCCGAACAGTACTGGCGTGCCTGCCAGCTCGGGACACCGATACTGCTGCCCGAGGACGAGATCGCCCGCGTGCTGGAAAAATTCAAGGGATACGGGGTGCGCTGACATGCGCCCCCTGGCTTTCGCGGTGCTGGTGGCGACCGCGCAACTGGCATCCCCGGCCCACGCCGAGGTGCTGGATATCGTCGCGCCCGCCTTCTGGTGCCCTTTCGCCTGCCAGGCAGGGGATGCGCGCGAGGGCTTCACGATCGAAATCCTGCGAGCGATCTTCGAACCTGCAGGGCACAAGGTCGTGTTGCACAACGAAAACTATGCACGCGCGCTGGCGGATGTGCGAAGCGGTCAGTTCCTGGCAACGCCCTCGACCCTGCATGATGAAGCGCCGGACTTCGTCTTCCCCGAGGAACCGGTTTCGCGCAACCGCTACTGCTTCTTTACCCGGCCGAACGACGCCTGGCTGTATTCCGGAGCAGGCACGCTCAAAGGCCGCACAGTGGGCGTCGTGCAGGGCTACTCCTACGGCGAAGCCATCGACCATGCGATGGAGAAACACGCCGCGCGCTTCGAGGTCGTCGCCGGAGACGACCTCACCTTGCGCCTCGCCCGCATGATGCAAGCCGAACGCATCGATGCCTTCGTCGAAGAAGAGAATCTCGTCGCCTGGCTGCGCTTCAAGGAAGTCGTGCCGCCACTGCGTGCGGCAGGCTGCGAGGCCCCGCTGTACGGCTATGTGGCCTTTTCGCCCACCAACCCGCGATCCAAGACCTATGCTGCCCAGTTCTCACGCGGCATACGGCAATTGCGTGCCGACGGTCGGCTCGCGCGCATCCTTGCGCGATACGGACTGCGAGACTGGCGTTAGGGTTTGCGAGTCCGCGCACGCCGCCAGAGCAGGTAAGGCGTCGTCACGACGAGAGAGCAGAGCATGTAGGCGGTCACCACCAGCGCCGCGTTCGGCCCTGGCATCGACGCCGCAAACAGCGCGGCGAGGCCGACATGCCGGGTCGCACAGGTAATCGCCAGCGCAGTGCGTTCGTCGGGGTCCGGCCCCCCGAGCAGATGGCCAGCAGCGAGCGCGACCAGGAGCAGGCTGCCGAGTGCCGCGAACGCACGCAGCGGGATCTGAGCGAGCGCGCCACCGAAGATCGCAATGAGGATCACGCCCAGCCCCATCAGCAACGTGCCGAAGACGGCGAGGATGCGATTCGCCCAGCGCTCGCACGGCACGGGCCAGAGGCCGCGCAGCAGCATGCCGACGAACAAGGGCAGCAGGAGCGTGCGGCCGACCGCGCCCGCGATCAGTGCGGGCGACACCGAACGGTCGAGTTGAAAGTGCTCGCCGAGCCACATCACCCAAGCCGGCACAACGGCCACCGCCAGCACGGAAGAAGTGACCACCATGCTGAACAGGTAGGGGGAGTTGCCGAGCGGGCCGAGCTTGCGCGGCAACATCGGAGCGCCCGCCGAGACTGCCAGCACCAGCAGCGCCGCGCGCGCCAGCGGGCCGAGCGGCACGAACTCGTCGATCAACACGGCAGCCAGCGGCACGGCCGCGTACATCGCGAGCAAGGTGCGCATCAGCAGGCGCGGACGCTGCCACAGATACAGCGCGGAGCGGGCCGGCAGGGCGGCGCCGAGCGCGCAGATCATCCCCGCCACCGCGAGCTTGATCAGACCGAAGAAGAGCGCCAGCACCTTGCACCTTCCAGGCGGTCAGGCCGACGGCTGCCGGCGTTGCATCAGATCTGCCCTCGTACCGCGCCAGGCACGCCGCCACCGAGCTTGTCGAGCGACACTTCGCCCTTGCGGTCGAAGGGCAGCCGGCCATAGTCACGGGTCACTACATCGCCATACACCCGGTAACCCAGCGGGCGCCCGCCTTCAAGCATCTTCGGCGCGTGGCGCAGCAGGTCGACAATCGAACCGCTCACGTCCACCGACATCGTCGTTTCACCGAGCTTCGGCAGCACCACCGCCTGGTTGCTGAGCCCGCGCGCCAGATCGTGACCATCGACTTCGAAGCGGAACGAGAGGCCGTCGATGGCGATTTCGCGGTTGTTCGGATTGGCGACCCGCAGGGTGAGCCGCAGGCGCTGTTCGAGCAGGCTGCCGCCGGGCAGGATCTGCAGTTCGGTCACGCTCACCTCGGGCTTCTCCAGCCCCAGCGCCATCATCGCGCAGCCCGACAGCAGCGCAACCCACAGCAGGATCAGCCAGCGACTTGGCACACGCATCGCGATCACTCCCGCCCCGACATTTTCTCGAGCAAGCGCAGCAGCGAGATCGAATCGTCCTCGCCCATGCCGCTGCCGACGAGGCCGTTGAGCATCTGTGCGGTCGCCGCGCTGTTGGGCAGCGACACACCCATCTTGTGCGCCTCGTCGAGCACGATGCGCAGATCCTTCTGGTGCATCCATGCCTTGAAGCCTGGCTTGAAGTTGCGGTCGAGCATGCGTTGGCCGTGGTTTTCGAGGATGCGGCTGTTGGCGAAGCCACCCATCATCGCTTCGCGCACCCGCGCCGGGTCGACGCCGGAAGCGCGCGCGAAGTGCAGCGCCTCGGCCACGATCGCCACGCCGGCCCCGGTGAGGATCTGGTTGCAGGCCTTGGCCACCTGCCCCGCCCCGCTCTCGCCGATCCAGGTCACCGTCTTGCCCATGCATTCGAGCACCGGGCGCACCCGCTCGCAGGCGGCCTGGTAGCCGCCGACCATGATCGTCAGGCTGCCGGCGATCGCGCCGACTTCGCCGCCCGAGACCGGTGCATCCAGCATCGTCACGCCACGCTCGGCCATGCGCGCAGCGATTGCCCGCGCAGCCGAAGGCGCAATCGTGCTCATGTCGATGAACACCAGATCCGAGCGGCCGGCAGCCTCGGCGCCTTCCGCCACGCCCTGCGGGCCGAGTGCCACCTGCTCAACGTCCGGCGCGTCGGCCACCATGCTGATCACCACGTCGCAGTCGCGCGCCAGCGCCGCGGCCGAGTCCGCTGCCGTTGCGCCGGCCGTCAGCAGCGGCTGCATCGACTCCGCACGCCGCGTCCACACCGCCACAGCATGCCCGCCCTTGAGCAGGTTCAGCGCCATCGGGCGCCCCATGATGCCGAGACCGACAAAACCGACTTTCATGATTCCTCCGTAGAATGCGCGCTCGGGCAGCGCAACCGGTGCGGTGCCCGATAGATCCGAGACACGGAACGAAAGACCCGCTCCATGCAATACGCCCCGATCATCAAGGAAATCGGCCGAGGCGCCAAGGGCGCAAGGCCAATGAGCGAAGCACAGGCCGAAAGCCTTTTTGGCGACATCCTCGACCAGCGCGTGCCGGATCTCGAATTGGGTGCCATTCTGCTTTCAATGCGGATCAAGGGTGAGGCCGCCGACGAAGTGGCCGGCTTCAAGCGCGCGATGGATGCGCGCACGGCGCAGGTCGCAGTCCCGGCCGGCCCGCGCTGCGTGGTGCTGCCGACTTATAACGGCGCGCGCAAGCAGG is a window encoding:
- a CDS encoding class II aldolase/adducin family protein produces the protein MTALSLPHQLLACARHIAALGLNPGAAGNLSVREADGMLITPSGLPWEELGTDDFVHVDWAGQSQGPRAPSSEWQLHRDLYLARSEFGAVIHTHAPFCTALACLHREIPSFHYMVARFGGSTVRCARYATYGTPALSLATAEAMADRNGCLLGNHGMVVAGRDLRHAQALAIELESLAEQYWRACQLGTPILLPEDEIARVLEKFKGYGVR
- a CDS encoding LEA type 2 family protein; this encodes MRVPSRWLILLWVALLSGCAMMALGLEKPEVSVTELQILPGGSLLEQRLRLTLRVANPNNREIAIDGLSFRFEVDGHDLARGLSNQAVVLPKLGETTMSVDVSGSIVDLLRHAPKMLEGGRPLGYRVYGDVVTRDYGRLPFDRKGEVSLDKLGGGVPGAVRGQI
- a CDS encoding NAD(P)-dependent oxidoreductase, which gives rise to MKVGFVGLGIMGRPMALNLLKGGHAVAVWTRRAESMQPLLTAGATAADSAAALARDCDVVISMVADAPDVEQVALGPQGVAEGAEAAGRSDLVFIDMSTIAPSAARAIAARMAERGVTMLDAPVSGGEVGAIAGSLTIMVGGYQAACERVRPVLECMGKTVTWIGESGAGQVAKACNQILTGAGVAIVAEALHFARASGVDPARVREAMMGGFANSRILENHGQRMLDRNFKPGFKAWMHQKDLRIVLDEAHKMGVSLPNSAATAQMLNGLVGSGMGEDDSISLLRLLEKMSGRE
- a CDS encoding substrate-binding periplasmic protein, which translates into the protein MRPLAFAVLVATAQLASPAHAEVLDIVAPAFWCPFACQAGDAREGFTIEILRAIFEPAGHKVVLHNENYARALADVRSGQFLATPSTLHDEAPDFVFPEEPVSRNRYCFFTRPNDAWLYSGAGTLKGRTVGVVQGYSYGEAIDHAMEKHAARFEVVAGDDLTLRLARMMQAERIDAFVEEENLVAWLRFKEVVPPLRAAGCEAPLYGYVAFSPTNPRSKTYAAQFSRGIRQLRADGRLARILARYGLRDWR